The window GAGCAGAGTTTTGGCTCGCTCTTGCATGTCAGAAACAAAGAGGGCGCACGCAGGTCATGTCGGTGGCGCCCCGCATGTCACCGATCCGGATACGTTCGTCAGGGCCGGACTCCGTTCGGAGCCGCCAGCAGTTGGACCGCCAACTGCAGGCGAAAGCGGACCTCCGGGTCGCGGAGGTCGAGGCCGGTGAGAGCGGAGGCACGCTCGAGCCTGTAGCGGAGGGTGTTCGGATGCACGTGAAGAGCCGCGGCGGCGCGGTTTCGCAGGAATCCGTATCGGGCATAGCAGAGCAGGCTGTGCTCGAGCACCGCGCCACCGCGAGTGCTGCGGATCCGATCGAGCAGCTGATCGAGGAAGTCTTGCCTGGCCTCCCTGTCGCCGTCCAGAACCCGCGGGATCAGCATGTCGTCGTAGCGCCGGATTTCGCCGGGGACCGCGTACGGGACCACGGACTGCGCCTCGCGATAGCTGCGCGGTACTCCTCCCGCACCGGGATGGGCACGTCCAAGCACCATCGCCAGGCCGGGACCGGACACGTAATCCCAAACCTTGACCGGCTCGGCCGCCTCAGGCAGCAGGCAGATGACCTGGCTCAGCTGAGACGAGGTGACCGCCATGGCTTTCAGTTGGGACAGCCGATGTCGAAGCCGGTCAGCCAGACGGTCACGCCGGATCACACCCTCCCTGGACAGCGGCAGCGGCTCGTCGAGCACGATGAGGGCGACCCGGTGGCTCTCTTCGGGGTCGAATCCGAGGAGCCGTGCGCGCTCGAGGTTCGGGGCCGTGGGCTCGAAGCGGCCGTCCAGAAGCGCGTCGAGAAAGGTCGCTCCGAGCCGTCCCTCCAACGCGGCCAGATGGCGCTGGTTGGCGATGTGCAGCGCTGCCACCAGCGCGGCATGCTCCGCGGCCCGGAGGTCGAGCTCGCTCAGCTGGCGCTCGCCCTCCACCATCCAGACGGCGCCGACGAACTCGCTCTTGAGCCAGATGGGACACGCCACCCTGCTGCTGAAGCCCATCGAGGGCACGGCGGGAACCCGCATCGGGCCGGCACTGTTACGGAGGGCACTGAGGTGGCCGAGCTCGCGGAGCTGCGTCAGCACCTCTGGCGGCGTCTTGCCCTGATCGATGGTCGCGCGGCGGACCGGGTCGAGGTCCTCGCCTGAGTTCCAGAATCCAAGCAGGTTGGAGTCCGAATCCTCGAAGGTGACCGCGTGCTGGATCAGGTTACCCAGCGTGCGGGCCAGGTCTTGAAGGCTCTCCGCCTCGAGGGCGGCACGGGTCAGCTCGCGATGGATGACGTCCCCTTGCTCAATGACCTTGAACTGCTCGGCCACGATGGCCCCGTTCAGCTCCTCGGTGATCTTCGCAAAAGGAATCTCCCATGGGATCTCCAGGAGGGGAAGGCCCGCCCGCTCGGCCTCTCTAATGACGGCGGGAGGAAAATGCTCGAAGTACTTGGGGACCGCCAACCCCACCGCCACCACGCCCCGATCGACAAGGCTCCTGACCAGTGATCGCTGCTGGTCCGCCTCGCGAGGCCAGGCATAGCCGGTGGTCAGCAGCACCTGCCCGGTACCGAGCCACGGCGCGGGGTCGGGAATCTCGACCACATGAATCCAGCGGACGTCGCCGTCGAGCCTGTTCCCGGCGACGACCAAGCTGGCCTGCCCCAGGCATTTCAGCTTCAGGGCCTCGCAGAGTCTCATCCGGTT of the bacterium genome contains:
- a CDS encoding PucR family transcriptional regulator; the encoded protein is MRLCEALKLKCLGQASLVVAGNRLDGDVRWIHVVEIPDPAPWLGTGQVLLTTGYAWPREADQQRSLVRSLVDRGVVAVGLAVPKYFEHFPPAVIREAERAGLPLLEIPWEIPFAKITEELNGAIVAEQFKVIEQGDVIHRELTRAALEAESLQDLARTLGNLIQHAVTFEDSDSNLLGFWNSGEDLDPVRRATIDQGKTPPEVLTQLRELGHLSALRNSAGPMRVPAVPSMGFSSRVACPIWLKSEFVGAVWMVEGERQLSELDLRAAEHAALVAALHIANQRHLAALEGRLGATFLDALLDGRFEPTAPNLERARLLGFDPEESHRVALIVLDEPLPLSREGVIRRDRLADRLRHRLSQLKAMAVTSSQLSQVICLLPEAAEPVKVWDYVSGPGLAMVLGRAHPGAGGVPRSYREAQSVVPYAVPGEIRRYDDMLIPRVLDGDREARQDFLDQLLDRIRSTRGGAVLEHSLLCYARYGFLRNRAAAALHVHPNTLRYRLERASALTGLDLRDPEVRFRLQLAVQLLAAPNGVRP